The Papilio machaon chromosome 28, ilPapMach1.1, whole genome shotgun sequence genome includes a window with the following:
- the LOC106716967 gene encoding E3 ubiquitin-protein ligase COP1-like, whose product MSGTAATVGGAGAGPGGGGAALGGLGGSLEDKDCELLCPVCFELISEAYVTRCGHSFCYACIAKSVELQRRCPKCGAALASREHIFPNFLLNELVARRKLRARPAPPAGEAAEGVRLRALVAAEARHLGLAEVDGMLDVLTRRKRLLQAESAAAQHRLLYEFLSQLLRLRHHQLDQLAREATLVRSDLEQVGRVLRELRAGAPEPPRPLSPHALDHASEQQDCAEERRGEEEESFAGGPGGGAGGDAVAARWRRLTTHFDDFVQCYFAHRADELYFPGSSSATPTPGLGSAPGASVAPSAVPAPTPAPSSSAVNEGDAVPQQMSFESRAASAAGRCSWLQMWDVGSQTLTARVDVTGGGGGGGGGDQRAPEGGEAGAGVGGGAGSGLGGAGAGAVEPCGGLEAFRADLAAFTRYRALRPLATLSYCSDAINYSTIVSTIEFDKDNEFFAIAGVTKRIKVFEFESVVRDAVDVHYPCAEMQCAHKVSCVSWNAYHKHVLASADYEGTVSVWDAAAGTRTRALQEHDKRCWSVHFNRADVRLLASGSDDARVKLWALNTERSVATLEAKFNVCCVRFNPASACHLAFGSADHCVHYYDLRAPRAPLAVFRDHRKAVSYVKFLDARTLLSASTDSQLKLWRVESPRCVRSFTGHANEKNFVGLATDGRYLACGSENNALYVYYSGLSRPLLVYKFEALRGFLERERRDEEPSEFVSAVCWRSAPDRPALLAANSQGTIKVLELV is encoded by the exons ATGTCCGGCACGGCAGCAACTGTGGGCGGTGCCGGCGCTGGTCCAGGGGGTGGCGGCGCGGCACTGGGCGGGCTGGGCGGCTCGCTAGAGGACAAGGACTGTGAGCTGCTATGCCCCGTCTGCTTCGAGCTGATCAGCGAGGCGTACGTGACTCGCTGCGGACACTCCTTCTGCTACGCCTGCATCGCCAAGTCGGTCGAGCTGCAGCGCCGTTGCCCAAAATGCGGCGCCGCCCTCGCCTCGCGCGAGCACATCTTTCCCAACTTCCTGCTCAACGAGCTGGTGGCGCGGCGCAAGCTGCGCGCGCGGCCCGCGCCCCCGGCCGGCGAGGCGGCGGAGGGCGTGCGGCTGCGCGCGCTGGTGGCGGCGGAGGCGCGGCACCTGGGCCTGGCCGAGGTGGACGGCATGCTGGACGTGCTGACGCGGCGCAAGCGGCTTCTGCAGGCGGAGTCCGCCGCCGCGCAGCATCGCCTGCTCTACGAGTTCCTCTCGCAGCTGCTGCGCCTGCGCCACCACCAGCTCGACCAGCTGGCGCGCGAGGCCACGCTCGTCAGATCT GACCTGGAGCAGGTGGGGCGAGTGCTGCGCGAGCTGAGGGCGGGCGCTCCGGAGCCCCCGCGCCCGCTCTCCCCGCACGCTCTCGACCACGCCTCCGAGCAGCAGGACT GTGCGGAGGAGCGGCGCGGGGAGGAGGAGGAGAGTTTCGCGGGGGGCCCGGGGGGTGGGGCCGGCGGCGACGCGGTGGCCGCGCGCTGGCGACGTCTCACCACACACTTCGATGACTTCGTGCAG TGTTACTTCGCGCATCGCGCGGACGAGCTGTACTTCCCGGGCTCGAGCTCGGCCACGCCCACGCCGGGTCTGGGCTCCGCCCCCGGAGCGTCGGTCGCACCGTCCGCGGTCCCCGCGCCCACGCCCGCGCCCTCCTCCTCCGCCGTCAACGAGGGCGACGCCGTGCCGCAGCAGATGTCGTTCGAGTCGCGCGCAGCCAGCGCAGCAGGTCGGTGCTCATGGTTACAGATGTGGGATGTGGGCAGTCAGACATTGACGGCACGTGTTGATGTGACAggtgggggcgggggcgggggcgggggcgacCAGCGCGCGCCGGAGGGCGGCGAGGCCGGGGCGGGAGtggggggcggggcggggtCGGGGctgggcggggcgggggcgggcgcGGTGGAGCCCTGCGGGGGGCTGGAGGCGTTCCGCGCGGACCTGGCGGCGTTCACGCGCTACCGGGCGCTGCGGCCGCTCGCCACTCTCTCCTACTGCAGCGACGCCATCAACTACTCCACCATCGTGTCCACCATCGAGTTCGACAAGGACAACGAGTTCTTCGCCATCGCCGGCGTCACGAAGCGCATCAAG GTGTTCGAGTTCGAGTCGGTGGTGCGGGACGCGGTGGACGTGCACTACCCGTGCGCGGAGATGCAATGCGCGCACAAGGTGTCGTGCGTGTCGTGGAACGCGTACCACAAACACGTGCTGGCCTCCGCGGACTACGAGGGCACGGTGAGCGTGTGGGACGCGGCGGCGGGCACGCGCACGCGCGCGCTGCAGGAGCACGACAAGCGCTGCTGGTCCGTGCACTTCAACCGCGCCGACGTGCGCCTGCTGGCCTCGGGCTCCGACGACGCCCGCGTCAAGCTGTGGGCGCTCAACACGGAGCGCTCCGTGGCCACGCTGGAGGCCAAGTTCAACGTGTGCTGCGTCCGCTTCAACCCCGCCTCCGCCTGCCACCTGGCCTTCGGCAGCGCCGACCACTGCGTGCACTACTACGACCTGcgcgcgccccgcgccccgctcGCCGTCTTCCGCGACCACCGCAAGGCCGTCTCCTACGTCAAGTTCCTGGACGCGCGCACGCTGCTCTCCGCCTCCACGGACTCGCAGCTGAAGCTGTGGCGCGTGGAGTCTCCGCGCTGCGTGCGCTCCTTCACCGGCCACGCCAACGAGAAGAACTTCGTGGGCCTCGCCACCGACGGGCGCTACCTCGCCTGCGGCTCCGAGAACAACGCGCTCTACGTCTACTACAGCGGTCTCTCGCGGCCGCTGCTCGTCTACAAGTTCGAGGCGCTGCGCGGCTTCCTGGAGCGCGAGCGCCGCGACGAGGAGCCCTCCGAGTTCGTGTCCGCGGTCTGCTGGCGCTCCGCCCCCGACCGCCCCGCGCTGCTCGCCGCCAACAGCCAGGGCACCATCAAGGTGCTCGAGCTGGTCTAG
- the LOC106716968 gene encoding uncharacterized protein LOC106716968 — MDVSESEWVTKAIENVDRYLHRGGRCQGDVPQLLGGTDLLNTIGMAMGLPFRDPARWTDAEMRLALENRLVYYEGTAREAIDVVAAQIRSCCGGDDKNFITVLPIELFYQGKLYELPLFRVRRYKDTGRKYYVDNVGRSYDSVSDWYDNSKLPPCKMGYPHNLELKLRPGYDYSHILISSTPPARSGAQAVRAVDTVAAVAGIGSGIGLLFASGGLAAPLVVTGVATAIWGTGRSTAQLADRAMHGESVNPFTNAESRMMWLGVAANLVSFGAMGASMRLASLAARGQTISNAFRIFVNVANGTTVAVSGLAILDTTVFLCNHSEDLSAADVLMHVASIAFWTKGLFTYKTAGTIIRDAENFAFAHIGRELSGDQVNELSALRVRFGDDAQLLREFYRAAREHNISVRSFSQILLDASSHGNLQFDGRGNLILPGGQSYSFDFLSRLPGNVRQHYFDIVTNLRPDQTEVFESFRRFVNDDMNLITGLDRVASRYNVNARQATEGVIDFWRRYSQMNLPGGAEVSIQEGQLVLGAAPPIAIPQLPHLSPPLVRFIGEHLSRMDAPTSRHWRTAMPVLLSLEGSGLFTACPVTRIVSGGRAVVSLNEQLHVSIYRLQAMPAEESRRVFVLVGALRAGVAVSDLPAELVRLAVQRHRLRLEVHRAESEAWARAQAARSPALLRVLAGEGRLLPHERDRLYTFRATVDTYKAAPYMERMLAFAAEMAPRNVGELVAYCEFVVKYVETEKLEVERRLRDGSLTLPRNVKKAEWTRREASEAVFRDTSAMRQKLRELLDVVRREDMVGVVGVGEVGAGCGDTELVSAARRVRVRFGSAVSAAYHIFKHPTEPLEAYVRLANETIRSSGERYSVTLTQDGDARSLRFESAAGTCVLLEREGQLLLCTFSPK; from the exons ATGGATGTTTCGGAGTCGGAGTGGGTGACGAAGGCCATCGAGAACGTGGACAGGTATCTCCACCGCGGCGGGCGCTGCCAGGGCGATGTGCCGCAGCTGCTAGGTGGCACCGACCTGCTCAACACGATCGGCATGGCCATGGGTCTGCCCTTCCGCGACCCCGCGCGCTGGACCGACGCCGAGATGCGCCTCGCGCTCGAGAACCGCCTCGTATACTACGAGGGTACCGCGCGCGAGGCCATCGACGTGGTGGCCGCGCAGATCCGCAGCTGCTGCGGCGGCGACGACAAGAACTTCATCACGGTGCTGCCCATCGAGCTGTTCTACCAGGGCAAGCTGTACGAGCTGCCGCTGTTCCGCGTGCGCCGATACAAGGACACGGGCCGCAAGTACTACGTCGACAACGTCGGCCGCAGCTACGACTCCGTCTCCGACTGGTACGACAACAGCAAGCTGCCGCCCTGCAAGATGGGCTACCCGCACAACCTCGAGCTCAAGCTGCGCCCCGGCTACGACTACTCCCACATCCTGATATCCTCGACCCCGCCGGCGCGGAGCGGCGCCCAGGCCGTGCGCGCCGTCGACACGGTGGCGGCGGTGGCCGGCATCGGGTCCGGCATCGGGCTGCTGTTCGCGAGCGGCGGACTGGCCGCGCCGCTTGTGGTGACCGGCGTGGCCACGGCCATCTGGGGCACCGGCCGCTCCACCGCGCAGCTCGCGGACCGCGCCATGCACGGCGAGAGCGTCAACCCCTTCACCAACGCGGAGTCCCGCATGATGTGGCTCGGCGTCGCCGCCAACCTGGTCAGTTTCGGCGCGATGGGCGCCTCCATGCGGCTGGCATCGCTCGCCGCGCGCGGCCAGACCATATCCAACGCCTTCAGGATATTCGTCAACGTGGCCAACGGCACCACGGTGGCGGTGAGCGGCCTCGCCATCCTCGACACGACCGTGTTCCTGTGCAACCACAGCGAGGACCTGTCCGCCGCCGACGTCCTCATGCACGTCGCCTCGATCGCCTTCTGGACGAAGGGCCTCTTCACCTACAAGACGGCGGGCACCATCATCCGTGACGCGGAGAACTTCGCCTTCGCACATATCGGCCGCGAGCTGAGCGGCGACCAGGTCAACGAGCTGAGCGCGCTGCGCGTGCGCTTCGGTGACGACGCGCAGCTGCTGCGCGAGTTCTATCGGGCGGCGCGAGAACACAACATCTCCGTCCGCAGCTTCTCTCAGATCCTGCTCGACGCCAGCTCCCACGGCAACCTCCAGTTCGACGGCCGGGGCAATTTGATCCTGCCCGGCGGGCAGAGCTACTCGTTCGACTTTCTGAGCCGGTTGCCGGGCAACGTGCGGCAACACTACTTCGACATCGTGACCAACCTGCGCCCGGACCAGACCGAGGTGTTCGAGAGCTTCCGGCGCTTCGTGAACGACGACATGAACCTGATCACGGGGCTGGACCGCGTGGCCAGCCGGTACAACGTGAACGCGCGCCAGGCCACCGAGGGCGTCATCGACTTCTGGCGGCGCTACAGCCAGATGAACCTGCCCGGCGGCGCCGAGGTGTCCATCCAGGAGGGGCAGCTGGTGCTGGGCGCGGCGCCGCCGATCGCCATCCCGCAGCTGCCGCACCTGTCGCCGCCGCTGGTGCGCTTCATCGGCGAGCACCTGAGCCGCATGGACGCGCCGACGAGCCGGCACTGGCGGACGGCCATGCCCGTGCTGCTCAGCCTCGAGGGTAGCGGCCTGTTCACGGCGTGCCCGGTGACGCGCATCGTGAGCGGCGGACGCGCGGTGGTCTCGCTCAACGAGCAATTGCACGTGAGCATCTACCGGCTGCAGGCGATGCCGGCGGAGGAGAGCCGGCGCGTGTTCGTGCTGGTGGGCGCGCTGCGGGCGGGCGTCGCGGTCTCCGACCTGCCCGCCGAGCTGGTGCGACTGGCGGTGCAGCGTCACCGGCTGCGGCTGGAGGTGCACCGCGCGGAGAGCGAGGCGTGGGCGCGCGCGCAGGCCGCCCGCAGCCCCGCGCTGCTGCGCGTGCTGGCCGGCGAGGGACGGCTGCTGCCGCACGAGCGCGACCGCCTCTACACATTCCGCGCGACCGTGGACACGTACAAGGCGGCGCCCTACATGGAGCGCATGCTGGCCTTCGCGGCGGAGATGGCGCCGCGCAACGTGGGCGAGCTGGTCGCCTACTGCGAGTTCGTCGTCAAGTACGTGGAGACGGAGAAGCTGGAGGTGGAGCGGCGGCTGCGCGACGGCAGCCTCACGCTGCCCAGAAACGTGAAGAAGGCCGAGTGGACCA GAAGGGAAGCGAGCGAGGCGGTGTTCCGGGACACGTCGGCGATGCGGCAGAAGTTGAGGGAGCTGCTGGACGTGGTGCGGCGCGAGGACATGGTGGGTGTGGTGGGTGTGGGGGAGGTGGGGGCGGGCTGCGGGGACACGGAGCTGGTGTCTGCGGCGCGGCGAGTGCGGGTGCGCTTCGGCAGCGCCGTGTCCGCCGCCTACCACATATTCAAGCACCCGACGGAGCCTCTCGAAGCGTACGTGAGACTCGCCAACGAGACCATCCGCAGCTCGGGCGAGAGATACTCGGTGACGCTGACGCAGGACGGTGACGCGCGCTCGCTGCGCTTCGAGAGCGCCGCGGGAACCTGCGTGTTGCTGGAGAGGGAGGGTCAGCTGCTGCTCTGCACCTTCTCCCCCAAGTGA